The Crassostrea angulata isolate pt1a10 chromosome 1, ASM2561291v2, whole genome shotgun sequence nucleotide sequence AAATTAACGGTAAATACAACGGTTGCCGATATACGGGGACGAAAATTGCAAGCTGTGAAAGTTTTTGCCCATGCTATACGATATCTGAAGGATCATCTGCTGGATTCTCTAAAAACTAAGGGGAAAATTGTGAAGAATGATGACATCCTATGGGTTTTAACTGTTCCAGCAATTTGGGATGACACGGCAAAAGTGTTCATGCGAAAAGCAGCACAAGAGGTATCTAAAGCAAAGAATCAAAGacgtattatataatattaacgTGACAAATTGGTACTTAACGTGTACAtttgattttctgtttttttaattaGGCAGGTATACCTGGCCATCAGCTGATGATTGCATTAGAACCAGAGGCGGCCTCTATCTACTGCAAACATCTTCCCGTAGAGAAACTGGAGGGAACCAACACAATCAGCGCCTTCCAGCCAGGGAGCAAGTACCTGGTACTGGACGCTGGGGGTCAGTGTCAAAtcgataaaatttaaaaaaaaaaagaagaagctgAAACGTTTAGGTCTTAAATGCAATTCAACGCGTTGTGCAGTTACTGACGAAGTGTCAAGTTTGGTACTGACATCTGGTTTTTGGCTTTTAtaactatttttgtttttagctcacctgagctgaaagctcaagtgagcttttcttatcactttttgtctggcgtctttctgtaaacttttttacattttcggaCTTCTCTAGAAACCAGTGGGCAATTTCAACTAAAATTGTCataaagcatccttaggtaaagggaattaaagtttgttaaaatgaagggccatgccctctttcaaagggagataattaaaaatcattgaacatttgttggcatttttaaaaaatgatcttctcaaaaaccatttcaaaagctaaaacttgtgcggaagcatcctaaggtagtgtagattcaagtttgtttaaatcatgaacCCCAGTGGTAGgttggggtcacaatggggggggggggggttcaagtttttacataggaatatatacagtaaatctttaaaaatcttcttctcaaaaaccatttgtccagaaaagctaaaacttgtgtggaagcatccttaggtagtgtagattcaagttggtTAAAATCATcatccccaggggtaggttggggcccaattggggggggggggggtcaagtttttaCAGAgtaatatatacagtaaatctttagaaatgatcttctcaaaaaccattaggccagaaaagctcaaacttgtgtggaagcattatcagatagtgtagattcaggtttgttcaaatcatgacccctagtggtagggtgggccacaataggggggggggtgtcaaatgttttacgtaggaatatatggagaaaaaaatcttcttctcagaaaccgatcagccagaaaagcttaaattggtgtgaaagcatcttcggttagggtagattcaagtttgataaaatcatgatccatccccaggggtaggatggggccacagtGAGAGGTGAAATATTCACATCGGAATacatatagagaaaaatatttaaaattcatcttcTTTGAAACTGATTCGCCAGAAAAGCTGTAGCTTGTGTAGAGGCATATGCATCCTCAGGAAgaaaagattcaagtttgttcaaatcatgaaccccaggggtagggtggggccacagggGAGGGTCAAACTATTACTCAAATGTTTttcttatatgcaagcattttgacatattgttcattctttaaaattgtttagactccGGCCCCTGAaaattcttgggcctcacaactCACAAGCagttcataaatttaatgaaggTTTATAATCcatgtataaacaattgtttaagatcttctctagaactgcaatgctcaatatgtgataaaactgtaaaaatttgttataaaggggctcaatgataaacataagcagaagattttttttggatACAGGATCTATTATAATTATGACATTattcagatattttgtatatatatgactctataaagctgattttataaaattatgtatattgttgctcaggtgaacgatgtggcccataggcctcttgtttgatAGAAATTGTTTTAAGTTTCCAATACTTCCattcataaaattgaaaattcgtaaaatatatacttaaatTTTGCGAATAAATAAAAACTAACGCTGCAATTTTCCCGTTCAGGTGGAACAGTGGATATAACCGTACACGAAGTCAAACCAAATGGACACCTGAAGGAACTAGACCGAGCGAGTGGCGGCGACTGGGGTGGAACCAGTGTGGATATGGCCTTCAAGAGCGCTCTGGCGGAGATAGTGACGGAGGGAATGATTGAAGGCTACTGTCACAAGTACACTGGGGACTACATCGAACTGTTCAGGgattttgaaatcaagaaacGCAAATGTGGTAAAGGTGACAACTCGAATTCAGTTATCACACTGAAAATTCCCGTCTCCTTTACTGAGGGATGCTCGGAAACCTTAGACGCGGACTTAACCACTCTGACTAACAAATCGAGATTCAGAGATCATATCATGTGGAAAGCAGACAAAGTTAGAATAGATTTGCCGAcgtttgaaacattttttaagcCAGCTTGCGATGGAATTGTCAGACATGTCAAGGATTTGTTACAGTCACCCAAAGTCAAAGGTGTCAATAAGATCCTAATGGTGGGCGGGTTTTCCGAGTCCGACATTTTACAGGAAGTGGTTCGGAAGGCTTTCCCGGATTGCCAGATCATAGTTCCACAAGAAGCTGGTCTGGCCGTTCTTCGTGGAGCCGTTTTGTTTGGTTACAATCCGAAGGCCATAGATTCCCGCATTGCTAAATACACCTACGGCGTTAAGATGAATGTTGAATTCGACCAAAAAATACACAAAGCATCCAAAAAGGAAGTTATAGATGGAGTAGAATACTGTACCGACATATTCGATCGACATGTGAAGAAAGGTGAAGAACTTATAGTCGACGAGGCCCAGGCCGAGAAATCTTACGTTCCATTAACCCGTCAACAAAAGGTTATATCATTCAGTATTTATACGTCGACTGAAGATGACCCGTTTTATGTGGAGGGTTGcaaaaatattggaaaatttGTAGTTAGCATTCCTGTCGGTGTGGAAGATCGCTCCGTCAATGTCAGGATGATATTTGGTAGAACTGAGCTCACGGCCGAGGCAAGGGTAGTGAAAACAGGGGATATAACCCCCGCGCCGTTCGAACTCCCGGTAGaagaaaagattttaatttaacCCAAGCAGTCTATAATACTTTTTGGAAAAATTTTCAGCCAGTTAtcaccaacaaaaaaaaaacacttaggatttttttcatacataaacGTCATTAGATCAATACTTTTTTACACCAACACGTATATTTAATCGATACCTCTTTTGTCTGATCATTATTtctgtacatgtaacaaaaaagtatatttatatatatcagTATTTTTGTTAAACCTATGATGTCATAAAGATTTCTAATACACTGGCATTGCCACAACGGAAACTAAaactaaattacaaaaaaaaaccaccccAAAACCTCCaaaacccccccaaaaaacaaacaaacaataacgATGCTGTTATGATTTCGTACTGTCTACTTGAAAATTGTACCAAAGGATGAACCAAAGGACGATTTAAGGTTATCAGTAAACAAGTAGTTTAATTAAATTGTCTAAATATGATTTCAATTCAAATATTAGTACATCGTAATTATATCCGTTCAAGCTTGTACCAGAATTTTAGGACAATGAATTTTCACATTCTTTCAGAAACGTGAGCTTTAACTACAATACAACTTACAAGTTTAGTATATCTGTTACAGATTGgaataagatttttaacattttgaaataacaataagtggtaaatctgtttaaaacaatgaatgttcgtacttacttttgtcttccgGTAATAATCTAGGGTGTAATATGCCTATATTATCGtcgccatatacatgtataatcaaaatatagtaaaacatcttagattaaaaggtaattttattcgtttaaaaaaaaatattgaagcttttttttttttaacaaggcTTATCCAGATTATTCTTAAGTATTTAggcattttaaactttattttattgagtaCAGAGACAGCACAGcattgatttttacatgtaaacaaaaataagtgttatatatgtatgtagtttttaaTTTAGTGTGTTTTGGTATATTATTTATGTTCATAGCTTTTATGCCAGTAACTTTTATATGTACAGCGCTGTAGAGTAATTCAATATATGAATTTCTTAACGTTTTTTGATTTACGACATTACGGAAATCTTTATTCTATTATTAGTAGTTTCGTCACGCACGAGTGACTTGGCGCGTAGTATAAATAGTTTTTCATGCATGATTTTGGTCATTGCGACGTTCGTTACAAGGTTGTAAGGAGTTGATAGTATTTGTGTTCTATAAGATATGAGTGATTCGGAGAAAAATGATTCACATCATTCAAGTGGCAGAAATTTAAACCCAGAACAGACAAGAGCTATTGATGAGGAGCAATTTGACGCCACGGACGCAGTTCGTCTTTTTAACCGACGCATTGAGTCAGCACTCGAGAAACAGAGAGTGGCCATTGTTTCGGAAATTCACGAGAAATTCCAGTCCAAGAGCTCCGAGTCATGTGTTTTGCGTGCCGAAGGTAACAGAATTCAATTCTCTTTTAACGAAGAAAGGCTGAGAAGTCTCGAGCTGATTGAAAGAAAACTTATGATAGACGACATTAGCGAAGTActtacgaaagccgagaaggatcattcgagattcgagatacgagattcgaaatacgagattcgagattcgaaattcgagattcaatatctaaattaaccaatcaaatcaaggatctgaaaatatgtatcctagcgacatcaaactgttctaaataaaaatcatacgtacatgctcttatatacaaatgaatgctatgttcacttctccctacctaactaaataattatttgtatttacttttacacagaatatctaagtagactagtaataatgcagtgtgcttcgcggatctaagtgattctggtgcatttccacctgatgcatttgaaccctaaggtatttcaccaccagtaatagtttaaaacccgggtttattcactccttttgtgtaaaaatgcggttatggtagaaaACTTCATAAgagtagctaattttttctgtagggggtcctaggccaaatttaaaaaattttagtatgtaaatttaataagctccaattttcccgaggagggggtccagatcccctgaccccctcctttctagatccccgcatgaagattagtacatgtatctaaataatctaaatctaaataatctgtcctgtttcactaataaatataagcattacttatcgtatTTATGTAtgcagtgatacactagtacatgcgcggatccagaaaatttttccaggggggggggggtccgaaggataattgtgtttgccagggggggtccgaggcatattttcgcgataattttactatgtaaatttaataaattttcattttccaggggggggggggggtcgggacccccccgaccccccccccccccctctagatccgcgcatgtagtactatgatgataaacaaatcattgagatattatcacatcatacggaattattaataaatacaattttttttccttttcctcagtaaacaacttattatgagtcttacttttggaattgttttcaatataaaaggatacctactctctacaattaaaggtagggatgatagggtgccaatttgttcacattgccgatttcttgtgcagagaacagtaaaaccctttatctgattgtgcatgaatatttcaaaattaattgttgtacatatattttgttataattcattcattgatatatcaacaagaaagaataaaagcatatgtttcacagccaagttaagtttctctgtagtttcctatcCCCCTACCCcccaccgcaccaaaattgacaataattacatataagtcatacaaatgtttactttttttgtaagtaaatctctaaagatgtaaataagcactgcaaacaaagatgtgtgtatttaatatactactacattacacttagccagataaaatgtaatcaggatgaagctacaaggggtgagtggtgcaaatttaccaatttgtcgccatacacacagaacaccaaataaagaagctgtgagtggtgtgtggaatgcatataagatggcggcaaattatctcaaatagtCAGTGCAAAAAtccacaaataggctgttatttgttacatatcctgcaaaaacattgatataaaatgttatcgtcccataacatagccgattaagttaatgtgtacatatggtcaacgtacatgtaattctaatatacaagaaggcggacgtatcaggcggggatccagaaaattaaatttcaaaaatgatcggttgaattacattaaatgctttgaaaattgttttaaactatcgcacgggtcaaaatgcgtgatagaagctatgtacagtgtaattggaaactttcattttatatcaatatgtagtattacatgtacctattataacaaatgagagtatagcacaactgccacaagcaatacatgtcctttaccggcaccacctccctccccataaaaaatgaaacaattgtcgttttatttgctaaaatgtgtgtggttcaagatttttctaaaggacatacccgattagaattgaaaaaaagagtcgtacatgtacgtttaaaactaattttgtcaaaacttttagattcatttggttatattttggtccatttgagtaaatatatgcaccagcgcagctctaatttattaatcaggccataaatttgTAATGGTGGATGATGTATTGTTATATCTAATATGATCATTATGTCTTGTGTTGTTTTATTGttgtaaatatattcattattatatagcatgtatttttatattattacatgttgtaaagtTCGGGTTCGTTGCCGACGTCGCGCGTGCGTCAGGCCGTTCTTAACAACGTCTGTTGACGGCCTGACCACCGTTACTTCTGCAACGACAGTACTGAACGGACAGTTGAAAAGCACGGTTGCTTTTATTTTGACCTCTTCATGTAGGTATTCAATATCCACCAACTCCCtctgtttaatttatattataacaAACAACTTATTAATTAACTTAATAAATCGTCTTTTAAAACTATACGAATGTGTTTTCTCTCACTGTGAATTATAATGAATCCGAAGTGGAAACGTACAGGTTTCCCGTTACATTTTTGGGGGCTCGTCCGGTGATTTACAGTTGagagaaacatattttttcggtctctttaaaataaaattcagcaAATTCAAACTTTGTAAAAGATATTTGGTTTTAATGGCGTCAACACTTTTTAGTAATCTGTCCAACAAAGTTAAACAGTGGTTCAGCTTTAATGAACCGGAAACAAAAATTGGCGAAGAAAGGAGCGGATCTAAcggaaacataaatatttccaACGAAACTCGTGATCCGTTTCATTTCGCGGAAAATGTATATGAGGTGGGTCTCGAATCAAAAAGTCCCAATTTCAGTCAAACTTCGTTTGTTGACAATGACATACCTGCGTATTATGTGGAAAACAATGAGGCTGATGCTCCTTGTCTTAGACATCGCCGACGAGAAAACCACAGGATTTTTCACACGGGATTAGAGAATGGTCAAACTGTAGGGTTTGAACGACATGTTCGAGACAAGTTTGGGTCAtatttgattgataaaactCCTAATCAAAAACTACCACAGAGTATTCCAGCTTCTCGTGTGAAGCAGCCTGTTTACACGCAGAACAATCACGTGACTCAAACCGGGTACTGGGGTACAGAAAGGGGAAGTAAGAAAAACCGGTATTGTGCGAGTCAAAACAGAGAAAATTATTTTGCGCACAGTACGCCTATGGCgaattatcaaaatgaaaatttaatgacaaattttgaaacaaataaaaattcacaaatatcTGACAAAATGCAGTTTGTCAAACAGGGTCAGGGGAATGAAGGAGAAAATTACTTTTTCTCCCAAGGTGGTAATGAAAATGTTACTTCTCTCTATCCAAGATGGTCAGATGGGGATCAAGGTTCAATTAATTGTCCCGCTCAAAACAATTCAGGGTTGAGAATAGCAAATGATTATTCTGCTGAAAATAAACATCACACAAACCCGGATTATCCGTCAGATGTTCAAACCCCAATTCATAATTACTTTGATCGAAATGATCAACGAACCCCTGTTCAATATTCCGcagatcaaaataaacaaatgacccacaatttaaaagaatttcagaCTTCAGACTGTCTGATGAATGACAATTCTAGCAAACAGATGTTTGCATCAGGTGCGCGAAATCTCGCAAGTTCAGGTCATATGAACGCGAATAACTTCGTCCTAGATAAGAGacaaagaagagaaaaagagcctgatctttttaatggagaaaatGTGGAATGGGCAGATTATGTTTGTCACTTTGAACAAGTGTCAATCTGGAACAAATGGTCAGAAAGCGAAAAAGCGGCACAACTCGCAATGAGTTTACGCGGTTCTGCTCAGCGAATGCTAGGTGATCTGACCCGTGATCAGCTGACAAATTATGAATCTCTAAAATCGGTGTTAACTCAAAGATTCAATCCGACGGAACGCGAGACCGCATACCGCTGCGAGTTCCGGAACCGGAAACGACTCCCAGGAGAGACAGTAGCTGATTATGGCTACACATTGAAACGACTCGCTAGTCGCGCATTTCCGACCATACCAGTTTCACTTCGTGAGGGTATTATTGTTGAGCAGTACATTAACGGGCTAGGAAGTCAAGAAATAAAACGACATGTGCAGTTTGCACACCCAACATCGTTAGACAGGGCTATATCCCTTGCCCTAGAATTTGAGGCTTTTGAAGGAGTTCAAAACAATACTCCTCGCAAACCAAAAGATACTGAATTTCACTCTGTCCGAGCTTTGATAACTTCGACCGAATCGGACAATAATACAGAAAATAAACGAATTTCAGAATTAGAAAAATCGCTCGCTCTCTTGCAAAAATCGATTCAAAAATTATCTGAAAAAGAAACTCAAAATGCCCGAGTCTCTCCTCGCCACGTACCAGGTGAAGCTCGGAAGAAAGCGGTTAAGTGCTACAACTGCAACCAAACAGGGCACATTAGTAAATTTTGCCCTCAGTCACAGACACCCGTACCCGCATCGAGTCCTCACAAAGTTAAATTCTCTGAATCCGTTCCCAAATCTGATGATTTAAACTAAATAGGGCTGAGCTCGGGGCCAAAAGCCCAGCCCGTAGAAATATAACTGACAAACTTTTGACAAGGCCATCTTTTGTTAGGTTGTCGGCAGTTTCTAAgagttgttggtttgctagtgTTGAGATTGGTGGTGTGAGCACGAATATGCTCGTTGATACCGGCTCATCGGTGTCTCTTTTATCGAAGGAGATATATGAGACTTTGAGTTTCAGGCCGATCTTAACCGAGGTCGCAGACACGTTGACAACAGCTGACGGTGAACCCCTGTGTGTATATGGGAAATCTATTTTCCCACTTcggataaatgaaaaatactttGACCACCCAATTGTAATTGCAGACTTGGGGGGGCTTTCTGGTATATTGGGGTTAGATTTTCTGTCCGACAACGAGATTGTAGTGGATACTTGTAAAGGAATATTGATGTCctcaaagtttaaaattcagttatatagagaaaatagttTAGATCAAAAGTGCGCAAGAGTTCAGATTTCTGAAAATATCAATACCTCCTAGGTCCGAAATGTTTATCACTGGAAATGTCAAAGGTAGTATTTCAGATGATATGACGTGCATTTTGGAAGCGAATAACGACCAAAACGGAGGACGTGATGTCCTCATTCCTAAATCCCTTGTCAATGTCACAAAGTCGTCCGTGGTTTTCTCTGTACTCAATCCTACCGACAATgaagtaaatttgattaaaaataaaagtgtaGCTAATCTACAAGCTGTAGATTACATTCTAGAAAATGATGAATACGAAACTTCCGGAAAACAAAATCAAGATGAAATGtctataaattcaaatttaccaaatcatttaaaatctttacTAACAAACGTGTCAAACAAACTCTCTATTGTCGAGAAAAATGAGCtagaaaattttcttttgcAATATTCTGACATTTTTGTCGGACCCGACGGTGAATTAGGTCGTACATACCTGACAGCTCATAAGATTGACACGGGTGACGCAAAACCAATTAAGTTACCCCCAAGACGATTACCAATATTTCAGCGAGATATTGCTGAGCGCGAGATAGAAAGTATGTTACAAAAAGAAGTTATAAAACCTAGTAACTCTCCTTGGGCCTCGCCTATCGTTCTTGTAAAGAAAAAGGATGGCTCGACACGTTTTTGTGTCGATTATCGGCGCTTAAATTCCGTCACCGTCAAAGACGCTTATCCGCTACCGCGAGTAGATGAATCATTTGATTCATTGGCCGGCGCAAAATACTTTTGTACGCTCGATTTAGCTAGTGGCTACTGGCAAGTGGTAATGCAACCTGAGGATAGACCAAAGACAGCTTTTGCTAGTCATAAAGGGTTATTTGAATTTACGGTAATGCCATTCGGACTATCCAATAGTCCTGCTACGTTCGAACGCCTAATGGAGATTGTACTTTGTGGACTCCAATGGGAGAAATGCCTCGTCTATTTAGACGATGTTATCGTTTTCGGAAAAACATTTCAAGAAACTCTAACGAATTTAAGATCAGTTTTTGAGCGATTTAAAAAGgcaaaattaaaacttaaaccTAAAAAATGTATTCTTTTCAAAGACGAAGTGTCATTTCTCGGGCATGTTGTCTCCGCAAACGGCATTCAATGCGATCCACAGAAAATCGCCGCGATCAAGGAATGGCCAGTTCCCGAAAATATTTCGGATGTTAGAAGCTTTCTGGGACTCGCTTCGTATTATCGTAAATTCATATACAATTTCTCGCAAATAGCTTACCCTTTGACAAGATTAACACAAAAGAACAGACATTTTGAATGGTCAGAGGAAAGCGAAAATGCTTTCAATACTCTTAAAAGACTATTGACAGAGTCTCCAGTATTATCCTACCCAGACATAAAAGAAACCTTCATTCTGGATACTGATGCTAGCGCATATGGTGTAGGCGCAGTGTTGTCACAGGTACAAAACGGTCGAGAGACAGTGATAGCTTATGGAAGCAAAACGTTGTCAAAATCTCAACGCAAATATTGCACTACATATCGCGAACTTCTAGCTGTTGTCCTGTTCATTAAGAACTTCAAACATTACTTATATGGGAGACATTTCCTCCTTCGCACCGATCATTCGTCTCTGCTTTggttaaaaaactttaaagaaccGGAGGGTATGTTAGCCCGATGGCTTTCTTTCCTGGAGACATacgattttgaaataaaacataggAAAGGTTCTCTGCACGTGAATGCAGATGGGTTATCTAGACGCCCTTTGCGCCGTTGTAAAAGGCTTGATTGTAGCCAGTGCTACGATAATATTCTGCAGAATGACAATGACAATAGCACAGAGGAGTCAGATAGGCAAACCAGTGCCTACGGTGAAACAGTATCTGCAGTTACTAATAAACAAAGTCAAGAAAACGAAAGCGATCTAAATCTGTTCAGTTCAAATTGGTTGGGTAGCGATGTAGATATTAAGATTTCACAATCAGAGGACAAAGCAATTAAGACAATACGCGACCTCATGCTTATTTCCGGTGAACGTCCTACTATAGTTACTTCAGACAAAGAATTAGATATTCTCATGAAGCAATGGTCTGTActcgaaattaaaaataacGTCCTTTACCGAAAATGGGAAAACGATGATAAGTCTATTACTTTGCAATTAATCGTTCCAAAATCAATTAGAAAAGAGATCATGATTCAATTACATAATAGTAGGCTTGCTGGCCATCTAGGTCGAGAGAAAACCCTTAAGAAAATCCAGTCGCGATTTTACTGGCCTGGTATGTCTACGGATGTCCGTAGGTGGTGTCAAAACTGCATGTTTTGCCAGAAACGGAAGCCAGGTCCAGGAATCGGGAAATCTCCTATGAGACACGTCGACGTCTCAGCGCCGTTAGATGCTATTGCTATTGACATCATGGGTCCTTTACCAGTTACGGAAAACGGAAACCAGTATA carries:
- the LOC128185061 gene encoding heat shock 70 kDa protein 12A-like encodes the protein MAVSLPDALMFAAIDFGTTFSGYAFAMRDELEKDSSKIFAPHWHASDGSLISHKTPTTVLLDKDEKLVDFGFDAETTYAELSENGEHEDHFYFRRFKMMLYDQVRTKKLTVNTTVADIRGRKLQAVKVFAHAIRYLKDHLLDSLKTKGKIVKNDDILWVLTVPAIWDDTAKVFMRKAAQEAGIPGHQLMIALEPEAASIYCKHLPVEKLEGTNTISAFQPGSKYLVLDAGGGTVDITVHEVKPNGHLKELDRASGGDWGGTSVDMAFKSALAEIVTEGMIEGYCHKYTGDYIELFRDFEIKKRKCGKGDNSNSVITLKIPVSFTEGCSETLDADLTTLTNKSRFRDHIMWKADKVRIDLPTFETFFKPACDGIVRHVKDLLQSPKVKGVNKILMVGGFSESDILQEVVRKAFPDCQIIVPQEAGLAVLRGAVLFGYNPKAIDSRIAKYTYGVKMNVEFDQKIHKASKKEVIDGVEYCTDIFDRHVKKGEELIVDEAQAEKSYVPLTRQQKVISFSIYTSTEDDPFYVEGCKNIGKFVVSIPVGVEDRSVNVRMIFGRTELTAEARVVKTGDITPAPFELPVEEKILI